From the Gordonia bronchialis DSM 43247 genome, one window contains:
- a CDS encoding S8 family peptidase, whose amino-acid sequence MIDDDQPTSSHPAQQTGRRLITFTDDSSHEERVAALQAVEGVDTVASSADVTTESVGPEIFETADATIFERLGIAVADVGPVALESLDAEAEQNPVIVAVEPEHVVRALTTVAHAAHTHLRDGRLSTWGLQATKVTTCPLDGSGIRVAVLDTGFDLTHPDFAGRAIVSRSFVAGEDVQDGHGHGTHCVGTSCGPKAPATQCRYGVASGASIYVGKVLSNAGSGSDANILAAMEWAIANGCAVISMSLGADVATPVAAYEAVGRRALAAGTLVIAAAGNNARRPGDPGFVGSPANSTSILAVGALAPDLRMAPFSARATPVDGGSIDIAAPGLDVYSSWPMPTRYHIISGTSMATPHVAGIAALYAQSTGKRGRDLWEALIAGTQGLALPVEDVGAGLATAP is encoded by the coding sequence ATGATCGACGACGACCAGCCCACCAGTTCGCATCCCGCCCAGCAGACCGGGCGGCGACTCATCACCTTCACCGACGACAGTTCTCACGAGGAGCGGGTGGCCGCCCTGCAGGCTGTCGAGGGTGTCGACACCGTGGCCTCGAGCGCGGATGTCACGACCGAGTCCGTCGGTCCCGAGATCTTCGAGACCGCCGACGCGACCATCTTCGAACGACTCGGCATCGCGGTGGCCGACGTGGGGCCGGTGGCCCTCGAATCGCTCGACGCCGAAGCCGAGCAGAACCCGGTCATCGTCGCGGTGGAACCCGAGCACGTGGTGCGCGCGCTGACCACCGTGGCCCACGCCGCACACACTCACCTGCGGGACGGCCGCTTGAGCACGTGGGGGCTGCAGGCGACCAAGGTCACCACCTGTCCCCTCGATGGCAGCGGAATCCGGGTTGCCGTGCTGGACACCGGATTCGACCTCACGCATCCGGATTTCGCCGGCCGGGCCATCGTCAGCCGATCCTTTGTCGCGGGTGAGGATGTGCAGGACGGTCACGGGCACGGCACCCACTGTGTCGGCACCTCGTGCGGGCCGAAGGCGCCGGCGACCCAATGTCGATACGGGGTGGCCTCGGGTGCCTCGATCTATGTGGGCAAGGTACTCAGCAATGCCGGCAGCGGATCGGATGCGAATATCCTGGCGGCGATGGAGTGGGCGATCGCAAACGGCTGTGCGGTCATCTCGATGTCGCTGGGCGCCGATGTCGCAACGCCGGTGGCCGCCTACGAGGCCGTCGGCCGGCGTGCGCTGGCTGCGGGCACCCTGGTGATCGCGGCGGCCGGCAACAACGCACGACGTCCGGGAGACCCCGGATTCGTCGGCAGCCCGGCCAACTCGACGTCCATCCTCGCTGTCGGGGCACTCGCGCCGGATCTGCGGATGGCGCCGTTCTCCGCACGCGCCACCCCCGTCGACGGCGGCTCTATCGACATCGCCGCCCCTGGCCTGGATGTGTACTCCAGCTGGCCGATGCCCACCCGCTACCACATCATCAGCGGAACCTCCATGGCCACACCGCATGTAGCCGGCATCGCGGCGCTGTATGCACAGAGCACCGGCAAGCGGGGCCGTGATCTCTGGGAGGCACTGATCGCGGGTACGCAAGGCCTGGCCCTCCCCGTCGAGGACGTGGGTGCCGGACTGGCCACCGCGCCCTGA
- a CDS encoding trypsin-like serine peptidase — protein MTIIALAGELEPEGEDRAQQRAAQARVAERAAARNATESVLGFEGGVAAANTPERVARRLDRLSRYYLDGSTDGVDAAAPVDSHRVLARAGALTGENESAGRAVEAIINTSDFIGVRYLDAGVAAARSVGRINISHGRGYGTGFLVSPTLLLTNHHVLPTADKAHTSTVEFDYQDDVDGSPRPVRAFELDPDTFYVGDRDLDFALTAVKGTPEQLQPFGFRSLTEAQGTVVIGEFTTIVQHPRGDKKMIALRENTLVDILDRYLHYCADTEPGSSGSPVFNDQWEVVALHHASVPAPDHAEFGGIVNEGIRISQIIAMLRARTLSVRERELLTPLIGPASRTAMAVPTTPDFEDAEIESGATELADTPETDLRNRRCPVTVTVTIDTAAQPMSSEQKVTEQ, from the coding sequence ATGACGATCATCGCGCTCGCCGGCGAGCTGGAGCCCGAGGGCGAGGACCGAGCCCAACAGCGGGCGGCGCAGGCGCGGGTCGCCGAACGGGCGGCTGCGCGCAACGCCACCGAGAGCGTCCTCGGTTTCGAGGGCGGGGTTGCCGCGGCCAACACCCCCGAACGCGTCGCCCGACGCCTCGACCGGCTCTCCCGCTACTATCTCGACGGCTCCACCGACGGCGTCGACGCAGCGGCCCCGGTGGACAGCCATCGCGTCCTCGCCCGGGCCGGCGCACTCACCGGCGAGAACGAATCCGCCGGGCGCGCAGTCGAAGCCATAATCAACACCAGCGACTTCATCGGGGTCCGCTACCTCGACGCCGGGGTTGCCGCGGCCCGCTCGGTGGGCCGGATCAACATCTCCCACGGCCGCGGCTACGGGACCGGGTTCCTGGTCAGCCCGACACTGCTGCTCACCAACCACCATGTCCTGCCCACCGCGGACAAGGCACACACGAGCACCGTCGAATTCGACTATCAGGACGACGTGGACGGGTCCCCCCGGCCGGTACGCGCCTTCGAACTCGACCCGGATACCTTCTACGTCGGTGACCGTGATCTCGACTTCGCGCTGACCGCTGTCAAGGGCACCCCGGAACAGTTGCAGCCGTTCGGTTTTCGATCACTGACCGAGGCGCAGGGCACCGTCGTGATCGGCGAGTTCACCACCATCGTCCAGCACCCGCGCGGCGACAAGAAGATGATCGCACTGCGGGAGAACACGCTGGTCGACATCCTCGACCGATACCTCCACTACTGCGCCGACACCGAACCCGGCTCGTCGGGCTCTCCGGTCTTCAACGACCAGTGGGAGGTGGTCGCGCTCCATCACGCCAGCGTGCCCGCCCCCGATCACGCGGAGTTCGGTGGGATCGTCAACGAGGGCATCCGGATCAGCCAGATCATCGCGATGCTGCGCGCCCGGACGCTCTCGGTACGTGAGCGCGAGTTGCTGACCCCGCTGATCGGTCCGGCCTCCCGGACCGCGATGGCCGTGCCGACGACACCGGACTTCGAAGACGCGGAGATCGAATCCGGCGCAACAGAACTCGCCGACACTCCGGAGACCGACCTACGGAATCGTCGGTGTCCCGTCACCGTCACGGTCACCATCGACACCGCAGCCCAACCCATGTCATCTGAACAGAAAGTGACAGAACAATGA